The Populus nigra chromosome 4, ddPopNigr1.1, whole genome shotgun sequence genome contains the following window.
ttagttttgcaCTGACAGTTCCTAATTAACCACTTAGAGTGCtaataaattttacttttgattGATCACACATTTTATGCTTAATCGTTTACATGTGACCCATAATCAATGGCTTTTCTCACCCTGCAAGAAATCAGGCAGCTCACTAAAGTTTTCAGATTGCTAAGATTTCGTTTTTGATATTGCATACTGCATATTATCATGTGTACATAGCCAATTACCTCATCAAATGCCTCAAAAACATCAATACTTGGCTGGTGAATTGTGCACACAACTGTCCTGTTTGTATTAACAATGTTCTTTGCAACTCGCATGACGATTGCAGCTGCTCTGGCATCCAGACCAGAGGTGGGCTCATCCATGAATATTACAGATGGATTGGAAACAAGTTCTACGGCAATAGTTAGCCGTTTTCGCTGCTCGGTCGATATACCACTAACACCAGGGATGCCAACTAATTCATCTCTGATTTCACCAAGCTCAATCATCTCAATAACTTCTGCTACAAATTCCTGCAGAAAGAAATGATGATAATGCATATTTATGTGTATATGCTACTACCAAATGCTAACGTGAGAAGAACCCCTGAATACGCCCTAGAGATGCTCTCACAACAAAACACTTCATATCTAAAGATCAATTATTTTCTGTTAATGAGAACACTGATCTTGTCACTgtttattctatatatttttcaatttgagcTTAAGACTTTAGCTGGTCTTCTCAGGCTGGAATCTTGTGTTCAGCTACAGAAAATGTCATTATTTAACAATCGAACAACACTAGTAGTTCAAATTAGGCATCTTACAGATCTTGTCCCTTTGTCAATCTGAGCTGGCAACCGCAACCAAGCTGAGTACATTACTGACTCTTCTACTGTAATCTGTGGAGAATGAATATCTGTTTGTTCACAATAACCAGATATTCTAGCATACGTCTTTTGGGCTTTAGGGTACCCTCCAATTCTTATCTCGCCTTCAATAATGCCACCAGTTTTTCTTCCAGAAAGAACATCCATTAGTGTTGTTTTCCCAGCTCCACTAACACCCATCAATGCCGTAAGAATCCCAGGTCTGAAAGCACCAGTGATATCATGAAGAAGCTGCAGCCTTTTTTGTGGAAGACCTTGCTTTCTTAATATCTGAGTGACACATGCATGGAAATCAATAGGCATCAACTATAACTACCAGCCAAGGAAGTCCTGTGTTGATGAGTTGTACTTACCTTAGGAGTGTCGACAAAATATTGCACATTCTGAAAGGATATTGTTATGGGCTCGAAAGGCAAAATCATTTCTGCAAAACAGATGAAATCACTATGGATATTGcagtaaaatagaaaaaaaaagagttctcatctgttttgtttgttgattaATATCCATCATTTTCAAGGAATATCAAATAAATGGCAAcaacaaataattattactgATTTTCTCCATTTCTGCGGCTGGTTTTGGTGTTTCAGCGCGAGGAAAGTCGCTCAAATCTTGTTTTCTCTTTAGAATATTGGAGAGCCTTTCTTGAGAAATTATGGTCCGAGATCTCCGAGGGGCTGCAAATTTCAAGTTTATATAGATGAGCATGAGGAGTCAATTTGTTATCCATCCGCATGATAATATGAAACTTACCTTTTGAATAACTGAGGGCGCAGGTGAATCCAATGTTGAAAATTATCCAGAATCCAATTAATGCTCCTAAAGGTATCCAATAGAAGTATTCATTGAAGTATAGTCCCCGGCTTTCGAGAATTTTCTGACCTAATGTAATATTGGAAGATGAAACCTGCAAGAGACAATTAGCAGTGAACAACCACAGCAACAAgtatttattgagaatttaacCAAAGTAGAAGTCGGGTTTCACCTTTTGCCACCTCGGAGCAAGGAATTCGTTTAAAGATGCACCGATTTCCGCATATGCCAGTGGAGAGAGCCAAAAGCCCCACCTCAACCAAGAAGGTAACGAAGCTGCAGCAAAGAAAGCGTTTGATTTAAATGGCTAATTTATGCATACCTTGTGCTAAAAGTCACCAAAGGGCTTACGTTGTCGAATTACAAATCCACCAAATAGAAATGTGATTAATATAATGAAAAGAGCGAATGTTGATGCAATAGATGGATTCCGAACTATGGAAGCAATCAGACGGAACATTGATACAGACACTTGATGAACAAGGAACAGAAGAAAGAAGTGGTAGAAAAACCTGACAGTCATTGAAAACAACAAGAGTTAGAAAAGAATATAGTTTTCATAATAGAAATGACATTTGTCCACAACAAAACACCTTTCTGGTTCAGGACTGAAACCAATAACGTAATAGGTAAGAGCTGTCCAAAGAAATGCATCTAGCAATGAAAACGGAATCTTTAAAATGGCAGCTGGAACAGAATAAGCCCACGCAGGATAAAAGTAGAAATCCCTTTGCTTGTAGAAAACTGCTATTCTTTGTATAGTCAATGACAATTCGGTAATCCCATTGCACATTAATCTAATTAGAGCGTAAAACAAGGAACCCATGTATAGGTTGCCGTCGACCATGTCAATATTCATTCGACTACGTATGAACACTGTCATTGTAATTAATGCAGTGACCACGAGCTGCACGAAGAAAACCCAATAACAACTTGCTGATTAGTTAAGAGTGTCAGGTAAGAGTATGTTGATAATCCAGTCACAATTAGTCTTTACCTGTGCTGATTTGAATACATGAAGAGACAAGTTTCGCTTCATAAGCAGCCATTCTCTATCCATACAAACTTTGAATAGTTCCCATTTTCTTAAGGAGTAGATGCTGAATGACAGAGCATTTTTATGACTTTCAGATTTCTGTAAGGGCCTGGAGAGCTCCCCTTCTAGCTTCTGTCCCACATGAAATTCCTGGAAATTCTTTACAAGCATATCGATAGAAACATAACTATGAGGTTGCTGTTTATGATACCAGTACTGTCCTTGATCCCTTTCAGAAACTACCTGCGGATAAGTAAAAAAATGTCCCGCTGAAAAAGTATTTTGGGGCAAATGTTCTTGTAATGTGAAATGAATTAAGCAAGGTTACATACTTCTTGGAGGAAGTCAGCAATGCCCTTTCGTGGTGGGCACCTAAAACCACAATGTTCAAAGAACTCCAGAACGTTGTCTCGAGGCCCATGGTATACTATCTCTCCCTCTGCCATCAAAATAATGTCGTCGAAGAGATCAAAGGTCTCGGGAGCTGGCTGAAGAAGTGAAACCAACATGGTTGATTTTGTTATGTGTGCCAATTGTTGCATGCAGCTAACAATCTGGAAGGTGGTTGAGCTGTCTAAGCCATTGGATATTTCGTCCATAAAGAGCGCTTTTGTTGGACCAATTATCATTTCCCCTGGCAGAAGAGAGTAACAGAGATTTTAATATCCGAAGAAATGGATTTCCTGTAACACCTAGCTCTAGTGCTCTACAAATCTCTAGCagagcctttttttttctttttgctatttCTATAAATATAGGATCGTCAATGTTCTTAAACACAATTAGCTGAAAGGTTCCTCAACaagtattaattatttaaacttTGCAATTCACACAACCTGTTgttagccttttcttttgacCACCTGAAATTCCTCTCCTCATTGCATCTCCCACCATTGTATCAGCACATATGTCCAGTCCAAGGATCTGTAATGCCACAAAGAATAGAATCTGTGGTCAATGGAGAGGATAGGAGCTTTCGCATTGATACTTCCTTTGTTATATAGAGAATCACCTTCAAGATATAGTCCGTCTGGAGAGTCCTTTTCAATCCTTCAACTGAAGTTGCCTGTTCGTAGAGATTGTCAGCTGAGATTGCTACCAGAAAGTAGGAACCAAGCTTCCTCAaatatgagatcatgataaagAGTTAGTTTGTTTCTTATGTTAGCTTTACCTTCATGTAGGTATCTATATCCGGTTCTGGGACAATACCAGCTTCCTTCTCCCTTCTACTGATTTCTTTCATGATATCTTCAGCAGTAAACAGCTGCTGTATCAGTTTAAGTCTCTAAGAAATGTTTACCATTACAAGATGTGGAGCAAACCTACCTTCTCTGCCCCCAATGCCTTGACAACGAGCAGAAAAGTCGAGGGTTTCCCTCACAGTCATTTCAGAAATGTGCTGGTCATATTGGCTTATGTAAACTGATGTCTTCTGAGGAACAAACTCATTGAGTTTGTAACCATTATATGAAATTTCCCCCTCGACCTATACATGGAAATCAGTTATTGTTCTATATCATATGTTTAACAATTTGtgatttcatcattattttcGTTCATAATTTCCCAGTTCATTCTCATAGTAGGTGACAGTTTTACAGAGATGGttcatattgttgttttatAGCATGGATGTTTATGCACAAGTAAGAGACCTTCAAGGACTGGTCAAGCTTTGCTGCAAGTGCCTGTAGTAAAGTGGTCTTCCCACAACCTGGAGGACCAAGCAAGAGAGTCATCCTGCATGGAAAGTGAGTTTATGTATGAACTCCCATAAATATTAATCATAAGTTAGTTGATCCTCGTTGCAGAAATTAGTACTGATCAAAACCGTTGGGAAACGTCATAAACAGATGCATTATTATGTGTGAACCTTGAGGGCTTGATGATGCCGTTGAcatttttgagaattttaatcTTGTTTCGTACCGACTTGCATCCCGTAATATTTGCAATACCCTGTCGatagaaaatatttctttcattatcAGAACATGAAAgtgagagaaaaataataaaaataagtcaACCCAATAAATTAATGTACAGTGCATGGTGGACTCGAAGttccaattttaatttttcgtTCGCAGCACTCTTGCCGCTCCTGTCATCTTATGGTAAACGCAGTCAAGTTATATTTCTCCTTAAAAACGAAGTGTTTGAGCAGTGACTTTCTAATGCTGAAAGGTTAGCTGATGCTAAACagagaaaaacaaggaaagatACTTGCCCCAAATGCAGTCTTGAGGGTGTTCCAAAGAGTAGGAAGGGGCTTTCCATGAACCACTTCATATTCCACCTCCACAGACAAATTCCGATATCTCACTTCCACAGTTGGCAATTCCAGACCCACCCTGAAGAGTAAACATCGATCAGTACTGACAAAGATACATGCACAAAAACATCCATGGATGTATCGTTTCCAAATAAATAATCAGTAGCTCTCTCAAGCTATAAGGTTGTAAATCTTGAAGAAGCACTGCAGTGCTATTGATCAGTGAATGCTATATCACTTATGTTTCCGCCTCCTGCGCGCAGGAACAGTATATAGTAAATTCCTATTTTTCCCTTGAGCATATTTATtcactattttaaattttattttctcaatatatCTCCTTTCTTCATGTCGTCTGCGAAAGAGGAACTTTATATAAAGATGTGGGGCTATAGAAGATCGATCGATGGTAAGTTACATGCTATCAGAAATTGCTGGGTGTCTTACCGGGGTTAAAGAGTGGATAGTGAGATTTCAAAGGTTGGATTAAGGAATCTTGAGAGGTGTATGAAACCTGGGTGATAGAAAAGATTAATCCTTATGTTGTCTTCGGTGATCTGTGGAGAGTTCATGAACTTACAACGTCAGGTGTGACGAGCTCACCTCTTATATTATAAtgtacacacacaaacacatggCCTCATGGTTTTGTCCCACGAAAAAGACACTTGACGAGTTTAAGGCTTTTTAACCAATCATGTAACTCCAAGACACATCCACAGTGACTTGTAATACATCAGTGCATGCAATTTGTGGAAgctaaaagtaattttatttagaCTTATGCTGGAATTAAGGGACACTGCAAGTGACAATCAGAATACGCCATCACAGCAGAAGCATATATAGTACTACCCTCTCATTTTGTTCTTAAGTAATCTCCCTAAAAAACTTACGCTATGGATTGaaatgattgttatttttactATTGTAGATATGAGAGATATGATCATATTACCCTTTCAGGACCCAACTTTCAGCTTCGTTCAGCAACAGACTAACAAATTAGCTCATTATCCAGCTTACATGGGAACCAAGAGATTGTCTTTTCTAGACGCTATTTAATGCTTAATTTTCATTCATGAAATCCAATTTATACCTCGAAAAggaaacataagaaaaaaaacagatagtTCATTGCGAGTGGcatgtaaagataaaaagaaaaggagaaagaaaaggaatagcATGCTTTCTAATGAAATGATTCCGTTCCTTTGTTTCATACGCTAATGCACATAATCGATGTTCATACGTATAAGAAATCAAGAATAGAATAGCAGGGCAGGGCAGGCAAGGTTCTTACTTGTCCATTCTTTCTTTATACTTGCTTAACAGCCTGCAATTATCTTCCTCGATCTTCTTTATTAGTTTGTCGACGAAAACATGGCGTTCAAGAGCTTCAAGCTTGGTAACATCAACCACCCTCTTGCCTTCCTCTCCTTCGCCATCTTCCTTTTTGTCAAACAATGACAGCCTAAGCCGTCTAAAAGTGGGTAGTCTTTCAATGGCTGCCCACTGTAGCTCAATTTCATCTTCGTTTTCTTCCAAGTTGGATAAGGATGTTGCATCACAATTAGTTGCAGCACTACTAATGAAGCTTGGTGCAATATGGTTATGAAATGATGTCATGATGCTTTTCTCTGTCGACTCTTCCAACTCCATCCTCAGGGAATCTGTTTTATGATCGTTACGAGGAGCTGCCATTTGAACGTTATGTGTGCTCAGAACCCTGAGGAGCAAGCGTTCACGTGTAGATCAAATATGTAGATACCTCAACAACCCTCCTCCAAATATTTCTTAAGCGGTCACTTGCATAAattgtctttctttttcattttagattttttttttaatttttcttttttattggaaattgaATAACGATTTCATTTGTTGAGAATACAGAcaatttttttaccaataacaaaaatacatcaatattacaactatttttcataaaaatcaaaactataatttataatttatcatattcctattaatattttgtaataattatgacaatttaataataaaatattgattttatcccattcaaattaaaaatcatcatgaAAAGGTTatatttttagctaaaaaaataaaatccttatactagatttttaataaaaactaaatttataacactaaataaaaataataattttaattttttatattgttaaaatatttttatattagtggCGGAGACGGGGCTGTCAGGAGCCCTGATCTCtgcaagaaaatgttttttctagtcCTTCAtggttaatatttataattttaataataaaataattgaaattttaattattttaaaataatttttttaatttgactaaaaaaaattatgttgttcatatttttttttcatttgaaaaaatgataaaaaaattataaaaaataaaactgaaaaatctataaaatatatttttttgaaacttatacaaatttgaaaaactgAAAAGCAGTATTTTATAATTCTGGATAGataaatattgtatttgaatataaagttcaagttttctttttctaactttaatttttttaaaaaaataaaaatactagtatatatatttctaaataattcctgattatttttaattttgcgGAGCACGTTTCTCTAGTGTGCTAGCAAAGAAAATCATGTCAAATCGGGCAGCCAGTACTTTAGTTCTAGTAACTTGTGTAGCTTGGGATTACTTTAATTCTAGTAACTTGTGTAGCTAGGGTGGTCCGTTAATTTTTCCTAGAAACAAATTTCGATGCGCTTTAAAAATGTGTAGAAGGGCTGTcacaatattattataatttaattgcaTACATTTGACTTTagatcttttaatttgattcaataaaGAAATATGAAGATTAATATAGAATTAATATAcaagattttaaatataaactatCAATAAAATGTTGGTTTAGCGGTTAAGATACTATTGTATCttacaaagataaaaatataaatttaattttttaaaaatatatttattagaaaaGATACTGATGAATCTTAAACGAAATTAGTCTTggtatttaaaatgtaaaaaaatatctgaataaaaaaaattataaaaaaataaaataaaagatttctgAATTTCACGTTATGCACTCAGAATGACGGTTGAAGTTATGATAACTGATATCTTTGGCTTACGTATGATGAGGTAATTAGCTCTTAAAAGAAAAGTCCCTATTTattatcaaggaaaaaaataattaaagaataaagtcactaattaatttgtattgGCCGACTTAATTTCAACATCGTGTGATTGGCTGgctaattcattttaaaattagggCTCAGTTGAGTtgcattcttttttattcaagccCCATCAGATTCCCTCCCTACTGCTTATCTGGTGATGGGAAGAGGCTATTTGGATGCCTTGCATTcgtcatgatttaaaatatatatggcAGAATgcttatttttagttttgattaatcttatgatttttttatcaggatttaaaattatttattattagctAAGCTAACATGAGATCTCAATCTAATAATACTTTCTAATCataactaaaatatttatcttcaaCTTGACCAACTGAGATTCCAATttgatgatctttttttatcagaatcaaaatatttattttttaaaagaattgtaTTCTCATAGTTgttcttttgtataattttttttttgtattattttattttttcagcaatttatattttcaactcAGTTTATCGGAAATTTTAATCTGGTGATTTTCTTAAACTAAAATTGTCAAAGACAtcttgattaaatccaaaatattttgattgcaGAGTGATATCTATACTTCCTGAATACAAGtttgaatattttgatatttttcaatgcCAAATATAACATTGAATTGAAGGTGGGTGACCTATCTTTAGGGTCATGTGtgatgatatatattaaaactatcatGATAAAGTTATTAATCCAATAtttcaaaagataaatatatcaCTATACTAAAACAAGAATTATAGCTTATTGTTACATGAAAAAAGTTTGacaaaaaactttataataaatatgaataaCGATATTTCAGatagcaaatattttttttttttacagttttaaAAGCTTAATGGAACTTCCATATCATTCAAATGGGAGTTTAATATCTTTTGTGTGATCagttctattattattattattattatttcgaaATAAATATTGTTGCAAAATAACTGAGACAATAAATATcattcttcaagttttttttttttttttctcttggtttCTTGGCATTACCAGGAGCCATCTGTGTCCCTGATCATCAAGCCACCAAAAACCAACCTTACCTGGGTTTCCAAATGAGCTACCATCGATCCACATCTAATTTAACATACCCCTCTCTAGTTCTTTCGATAAACTACAGTTGGTAACGAGTATTCCCCCCTAAGATTTTCTCAGACTCCTCACCGTTCAAGAGAAGTCTTTGGATCATCGATCCAATCATCACTAGCGCACCAttcttaagaaaataacaatcaGATTGTGTTGCTGCTTCCACAGCCACCACAAGCCTGCTAGAAAAAGAGAACTTCCCTGTAGAAGCAAATTTACTTACTGAGTAATAGTCCCCTTCCAAAACTGAGTATCTTGAGAGAAGCCGGGAGATATCCATATGCTCCTAACCATTCCATAATCACGCAAGTAGTGGAGTTCATCTTCAGCAGCAATAAGGAAACGAGGGCATGCCGATGTAGAGGTTAAATGATGATTCAACTGAAGCAAATCGGTAGGCAAGGCATTGTGAAAGATTAGccagataaagaaattaatcttttttggtACTTGCAGCTTCCATATCCAATTCCAACAACTATCAGAGCATAACTCTTTCTCCATTGTAAGAAACCAAAGATACGCTAATTTAGAATCATATATACCTAAATGATTTCATGCCCAGCAAACCCTATCAGCCCAAGTAgcattttgagagagaaaggtGTGGACATAATTCTAAGTTTGATATGATATGGAATAACTGTagtcaatatatcaaaatcccAGGAGCCTTCACGCCAGATATCCTCCACACATAAATCTCTATCCATGATATGCACTACGTCAATAAGCGAACCAAGACAACCTTCCTCAAGCCACTGGTCAAACATCGCCCTTTCCAACTCTGTACATAAACCCATGTCTTAGTCATTGGAATGCCTTCAACATAGAACGGCAAGTATATGAGGCATGTTGAGGAGCAACAGTCAACTGGGAGAGATTTTGTTTTAGTAAATATTTATGCCTCTAAATTGAAACCCTAGATTTATGAGGACTGTTAAAAATACGCCAAACTTGATTCCCAAGTAATGCCATATTTGTCAATGATCTTGAATCCCTCACACCAAGCAACAGAGTCCCATTTCACCCAATGAATACCACGACCAGAATCTGTATTTCCCCAAGTAAAGTTCCTTTCCACTTTGTTAATGCCAACACAAACACTCTACGTACGGGAGCCAATAATTCTGCATTGGATAAATAGGAATTGCAGAGACAACTCAGCTAACAATGGTCTTTCTCTTCCCGCTTTATTAAGAAGTTTTCCCTTTCATGAGACCAGCCGCTTTAGCTAATGACACAATATTGAATATATAGAATGAGTGTGGATATAGTGTGAATTGGGTTTCATGGTTGTTGCGTGCATGATCAAAGTGAAGGACTAGATGGGCTCTTGAATGGATAGTGGTATATATAAATGTGGCTCGAGGAGTAGCAAGACTTCTCTAGAGTacgattttcatttaaaataatcttacagaaaaaaaaattataacaattctatatatttttcttgaatttgatataTAAGAACTTAATTTACTTGTAAAATCAAGCCATATTTATACGTtacaaaaacatgaatttaaacatatattacaaaactagatttattaatttaatattttgaagaatTATAAGTCATTTAGGCTTgatataacatatttttattcattgtaaATTTCAAATGTAGATGAAAGAGATTTgagatctttaaaaaaaaacttttttacttaaaaaacttatcttgataaaaaaattctctctctaagattttttttttctttttagattgaGGCTCTTTATTTATAGAGTTTGTAAGGCCTTTAAGTCCTTCTCTAAGttactaatattattttattagttgattttttatttacatgatCTTATAATatgacaatatattttaaatatttcctTCCATGTGTTAActttttattagtaaaaaaaagtaatatgaagataatttatttttcatgttatttattttagttttatttttatatatataaaaataaaataaaaatgacatataATGGAATTTGATTAGCAAATAATCTTTTGATTCTATAAATATCTCATCGAAAGAAGTTCACTGGAAATatggttaaaataattttattctttgaaattttttttactacgaAAGATATTGCAATTTCATAGCAACTTGATTAGTATAGAAACTGGAGATGAGATTGGATAGTACTCATCTTCTACTTTATTCACAAATCGTGGTCTTATCTTCAACTTGATATTCACCTGTACAAAGGGACCGGCTGCCCAATTAGCCCAGTTATGTTCGTCTACGTCTTTAACAATTTGTTTACAGGAGCTCCCGTTCAAGGTTTGTCTGCGATTAGTCTCTGGATCGGGATC
Protein-coding sequences here:
- the LOC133691520 gene encoding pleiotropic drug resistance protein 3-like; amino-acid sequence: MAAPRNDHKTDSLRMELEESTEKSIMTSFHNHIAPSFISSAATNCDATSLSNLEENEDEIELQWAAIERLPTFRRLRLSLFDKKEDGEGEEGKRVVDVTKLEALERHVFVDKLIKKIEEDNCRLLSKYKERMDKVGLELPTVEVRYRNLSVEVEYEVVHGKPLPTLWNTLKTAFGGIANITGCKSVRNKIKILKNVNGIIKPSRMTLLLGPPGCGKTTLLQALAAKLDQSLKVEGEISYNGYKLNEFVPQKTSVYISQYDQHISEMTVRETLDFSARCQGIGGREDIMKEISRREKEAGIVPEPDIDTYMKATSVEGLKRTLQTDYILKILGLDICADTMVGDAMRRGISGGQKKRLTTGEMIIGPTKALFMDEISNGLDSSTTFQIVSCMQQLAHITKSTMLVSLLQPAPETFDLFDDIILMAEGEIVYHGPRDNVLEFFEHCGFRCPPRKGIADFLQEVVSERDQGQYWYHKQQPHSYVSIDMLVKNFQEFHVGQKLEGELSRPLQKSESHKNALSFSIYSLRKWELFKVCMDREWLLMKRNLSLHVFKSAQLVVTALITMTVFIRSRMNIDMVDGNLYMGSLFYALIRLMCNGITELSLTIQRIAVFYKQRDFYFYPAWAYSVPAAILKIPFSLLDAFLWTALTYYVIGFSPEPERFFYHFFLLFLVHQVSVSMFRLIASIVRNPSIASTFALFIILITFLFGGFVIRQPSLPSWLRWGFWLSPLAYAEIGASLNEFLAPRWQKVSSSNITLGQKILESRGLYFNEYFYWIPLGALIGFWIIFNIGFTCALSYSKAPRRSRTIISQERLSNILKRKQDLSDFPRAETPKPAAEMEKIKMILPFEPITISFQNVQYFVDTPKILRKQGLPQKRLQLLHDITGAFRPGILTALMGVSGAGKTTLMDVLSGRKTGGIIEGEIRIGGYPKAQKTYARISGYCEQTDIHSPQITVEESVMYSAWLRLPAQIDKGTRSEFVAEVIEMIELGEIRDELVGIPGVSGISTEQRKRLTIAVELVSNPSVIFMDEPTSGLDARAAAIVMRVAKNIVNTNRTVVCTIHQPSIDVFEAFDELILMKRGGQIIYSGELGQNSSKLIEYFEGIPGVPKIKENHNPATWMLEVTGSSMEARLGLDFANLYRDSHVFQKNEELVARLGLPEQGSKELHFSTRFPQNAWEQFKACLWKQELSYWRSPKYNLVRLIFIIVSSLIFGALLWQKGQKINGEQDFFNILGSIFVFIQFAGIANCSSVMPFVATERTIVYRERFAGMYSSWAYSSAQVIVEIPYILLQAVLFLMITYPAINFYWSAYKAFWYFYSMFCTLLYFNYLGLLLVSLTPNFQMAAIWASFFYTLTNLFSGYLVPEPKMPRWWAWGYWICPISWSLKGLLASQYGDIETEITAYGERKSISSFLQSYFGYKQDDLGVVAIVLLAFPVFFALAFAITIAKLNFQKR